A part of Synergistaceae bacterium genomic DNA contains:
- a CDS encoding DUF3310 domain-containing protein produces MSEIKYPETVIEEHLQYYESQKQINHPDYYKAGGIEAIDFIEANSLNFNLGNVIKYIVRAGRKEGEDEFTTLSKAKWYLDREIERLKKLADSQIKPEITD; encoded by the coding sequence GTGAGCGAAATAAAATATCCTGAAACTGTAATAGAAGAACACCTGCAATATTACGAGAGTCAAAAGCAAATAAATCACCCTGATTATTACAAAGCAGGCGGCATTGAAGCTATTGACTTCATCGAGGCTAACAGCTTAAATTTCAATCTCGGCAACGTCATAAAATACATAGTAAGAGCAGGACGTAAAGAAGGCGAGGACGAATTTACTACGCTGAGTAAAGCAAAATGGTATCTTGACCGCGAAATTGAACGGCTCAAAAAATTAGCAGATTCACAAATAAAGCCTGAAATTACCGACTAA
- a CDS encoding Lar family restriction alleviation protein: MSEQLKPCPFCGSEKVELYRDGKGDYFINCKNCMCLVSGFYRTKRESLQVWNTRAEDKS; encoded by the coding sequence ATGAGCGAGCAATTAAAACCGTGCCCATTCTGCGGGAGTGAAAAGGTAGAACTATATCGAGACGGTAAGGGAGATTACTTTATCAATTGTAAAAATTGCATGTGTCTTGTATCCGGATTTTATCGGACGAAAAGGGAATCTCTACAGGTATGGAACACACGAGCGGAGGATAAATCATGA
- a CDS encoding phage baseplate assembly protein V: MANENKEQGAQGRFGYVSDYDPARHMARIKFPDKGDLVSGWIPVSVSNSKKNRDEVHLDIGEHVYCNMMGNGLEMGVVLCSLYDDTNKPPAGDADIRKTTYDDGTEIIYDRKNHKLQINCVGDIEIHADGNIKITGSRIDLN; the protein is encoded by the coding sequence ATGGCAAACGAAAACAAAGAACAAGGCGCACAAGGGAGATTCGGCTATGTTTCAGATTATGACCCGGCGCGGCATATGGCACGGATAAAATTTCCGGATAAAGGCGATTTAGTGTCGGGGTGGATTCCGGTCTCTGTCTCGAACTCCAAGAAAAACCGCGATGAAGTGCATTTAGACATCGGCGAACACGTTTACTGCAACATGATGGGCAACGGTTTAGAAATGGGAGTCGTTTTGTGTTCACTCTATGATGACACGAACAAGCCCCCCGCCGGTGATGCAGATATTCGCAAGACAACTTACGACGACGGCACAGAAATAATTTACGACCGCAAGAATCACAAACTGCAAATTAACTGCGTTGGTGATATTGAGATACACGCTGACGGAAATATTAAAATTACAGGTTCAAGAATTGATTTAAACTAG